The Polyangiaceae bacterium genome contains the following window.
CGATGCCCTACCGGTAGCAGCGGCGCGCGGCTTGGCGACATGGGTGCCGCCATCGAGGAGCTCGCCCACAGCGAAGGTTGCAGCGTGGTCCGGGAGCTCGGCGGCCACGGCATCGGACGCGAGATGCACCTGCCGCCCCACGTGCCCCACCACGGCGCGGCCGGCAGCGGCCGCCGCCTGGTCCAGGGCATGGCGCTCACCATCGAGCCCATGGTGAACTTCGGCTCCGCCGAGGTCGTTACGCTCGACGATGGCTGGACCGTCGTGACCCGCGACGGTTCCCTCTCCGCACAGTTCGAGCACACCGTACTCGTCACCGAGAGCGGCTACGAGATCTTGACACTCTGACGACTGCCTCGTGCATCAGACTTCGCAGCAAGGCACGCGCCGCCGCGTGCCTTCGGAAGTACGCGGGTCTCGCTCGCCACGGGATCGCGCGGCGGGAGAACCGTTCGGATCCGAACGAAATTGTCGAGGCGCGATCCCCACGAGTGCGGCGGTGTTGTGGTTGGATTCGGCGTTCGGAATGCCTTCGGCCACTCGAGACCGTGCCCATCCGGTTCACCCCTGACCACACGAAAAACGCTGCGGGGCAGCGCGCGCCGCAAACTCTGCGACACCTCACGGGGGCGCAGCGTGGGACAGGCGCTCTTCGATGGCTTGAAGCGATCGCACCTCGGCGGCGAGGGCGTGCTGCAAATCGTGCTGATCGGTGCGGACGAGCTCCGCATCGAGGTGTTTCAAATGGGCGGCGAGGTGTTCCAGCAAGAGCCGGGCCTCGTCGGAGGAGAGCTCGAGAGAAACGGCCATGTGACGCTTCATTGCAATCCGGGTGCCGGACCGCGGTGTGGCCGCGGCGCACCAACAAACAAACGAAGAAAGAGCTGGAGGAAGTCCCAGGACCGCGCCAGCGTATCAGGCGCTACCGAGGGTTCGCCCCGAGTGGGGCAAGGCGAAAGGAAC
Protein-coding sequences here:
- a CDS encoding M24 family metallopeptidase, with translation MGAAIEELAHSEGCSVVRELGGHGIGREMHLPPHVPHHGAAGSGRRLVQGMALTIEPMVNFGSAEVVTLDDGWTVVTRDGSLSAQFEHTVLVTESGYEILTL